A single window of Finegoldia magna ATCC 29328 DNA harbors:
- a CDS encoding C39 family peptidase, whose protein sequence is MLKKHKKILIFCLLLSCLVNTHSYASTNLKIDNDEMTEKLIELDNKSLKTKFLINNIIEKKHRLSEKYEKEQSFQDVIYFNQTDPRFAYTPYGDGDFGIVQNTGCGPTSAAMVVSTLTKTYTDPNEIASWAMFNGYNMGNNGSSWELFPAVARKYGLDYQFSYSIEDARNCLKTGGLVILSQNSSLNNYWTDSGHFIVLTGYEDNLYTVNDPYSIYRTEIYHTQDQVFIPNKAIFCFWKN, encoded by the coding sequence ATGCTTAAAAAACACAAAAAAATATTAATTTTTTGCCTACTGTTATCATGTTTAGTTAATACTCATAGTTATGCTAGTACTAACCTAAAGATCGATAACGATGAAATGACAGAAAAATTAATCGAATTAGACAATAAATCACTAAAAACAAAATTCTTAATTAATAATATAATAGAAAAAAAACACAGACTTTCTGAAAAATATGAAAAAGAACAGAGTTTTCAAGATGTTATATACTTTAATCAAACTGATCCTAGATTTGCCTATACCCCATACGGTGATGGCGACTTTGGAATAGTTCAAAACACAGGCTGTGGCCCGACATCTGCTGCTATGGTTGTAAGTACACTAACTAAAACCTACACAGACCCTAACGAAATAGCAAGTTGGGCTATGTTTAATGGATACAACATGGGAAATAACGGTTCATCTTGGGAACTATTCCCTGCTGTTGCTAGAAAATACGGTCTTGATTATCAGTTTAGCTACAGTATAGAAGATGCAAGAAATTGCTTAAAAACTGGAGGGCTTGTAATACTTAGCCAAAACTCATCGCTTAATAACTACTGGACTGATAGTGGTCATTTCATCGTTCTAACAGGCTATGAAGATAATTTATATACCGTAAATGATCCATATAGCATATATAGAACCGAAATATATCACACACAAGACCAAGTGTTTATTCCAAATAAAGCAATCTTTTGCTTTTGGAAAAATTAA
- a CDS encoding glucosaminidase domain-containing protein, translated as MKIKNKILALTMATVMIPQISFACSNEVNEIYLKNSQISMLIEKCKEEIYRKKEVSQMIKNVESFRNDMYSSPIYNPVHITYISSDGLNKLLENTGLENLGESFYKAEENYGINSVFLISLAMLESGNGYSRIAREKNNLFGYNSNDRNPYGDSFAFESKEDCIDYVAESIKRNYLSSDGKFFNGYSIEAMNINYCSKDNWHEQIKDIMYNLYREINERDII; from the coding sequence GTGAAAATCAAAAATAAAATACTCGCATTAACTATGGCAACAGTAATGATCCCTCAGATCTCTTTTGCATGTAGTAATGAAGTTAATGAAATATATTTAAAAAACAGCCAAATATCTATGCTAATAGAAAAGTGCAAAGAAGAAATATACAGAAAAAAAGAAGTAAGCCAAATGATTAAGAATGTAGAAAGTTTTAGAAACGATATGTATAGTAGCCCGATTTATAATCCTGTTCATATCACATACATATCATCTGACGGATTAAATAAACTTTTAGAAAATACTGGTTTAGAAAACCTTGGAGAAAGTTTTTATAAAGCTGAAGAAAATTATGGTATTAATAGTGTTTTTCTTATATCTTTAGCAATGCTCGAATCTGGTAATGGATATAGCAGAATTGCAAGAGAAAAAAATAATCTTTTTGGGTATAACTCAAACGATAGAAACCCTTACGGAGATTCTTTCGCATTTGAATCAAAAGAAGACTGTATCGATTATGTGGCTGAATCAATAAAAAGAAATTACCTATCAAGTGACGGTAAATTCTTTAACGGTTATTCAATAGAAGCAATGAATATCAACTATTGTAGTAAAGATAACTGGCACGAGCAAATCAAAGATATAATGTACAATTTATATCGTGAAATAAACGAAAGGGATATAATCTAA
- a CDS encoding albumin-binding GA domain-containing protein, protein MSGITLAATLLAPINTFADDYLGEVGDPGAVEKSYDDAVADYWTKKFAEEEKAEKEAKEKAEKEKEAKEKESKKDVKKDSKALEEAKKQAIADLKANGITSKLFLDKIESAKTVEGVKSLKAELIKAHKQDPQKALEKESKENNNKNSEKEYLDKAEKEYNKLFKQEELKKAKEQAIAELKANGITSKFFVDRINAGKTVEGVKALKEELIKSHKNSSKDVDKALEEASKEEYNKWVKAEQDYEKAVADYWTKKIAEDEKAQADKKAGEKALEEASKEEYNKWVKAEQDYEKAVADYWTKKIAEDEKAQADKKDSEVQDGYATYEEAEAAAKKALENDKINNSYSISQGADGRYYYVLKIEDKKAGEKEADKKEKEEEKAKENVVEKIKNLEKALENSTKQKEELEKVKKEKEELSKQLDKLKAQMKKGEKKDDKKAGKDQKAGKEQKANNPKKANKNVKVQNRKTRLPKAGSEAEVVTLAAAALTSVAGAFISLKKRK, encoded by the coding sequence ATGTCAGGAATTACGTTAGCTGCTACTTTGTTAGCACCAATCAACACATTTGCTGATGATTACTTAGGTGAAGTAGGAGATCCAGGTGCAGTTGAAAAATCTTATGATGATGCAGTAGCTGATTACTGGACTAAGAAATTCGCCGAAGAAGAAAAGGCTGAAAAAGAAGCTAAAGAAAAAGCTGAAAAAGAAAAAGAAGCTAAGGAAAAAGAATCTAAAAAAGATGTTAAAAAAGATTCTAAAGCTTTAGAAGAAGCTAAAAAACAAGCAATCGCTGATTTGAAAGCTAACGGAATTACATCTAAGTTGTTCTTAGATAAAATTGAATCTGCGAAGACTGTAGAAGGTGTTAAATCATTAAAGGCTGAGTTAATTAAAGCTCATAAGCAAGATCCACAAAAAGCTTTAGAAAAAGAATCTAAAGAAAACAATAACAAGAATTCTGAAAAAGAATACTTAGACAAGGCTGAAAAAGAATACAACAAGCTTTTCAAACAAGAAGAATTAAAGAAAGCTAAAGAACAAGCAATTGCAGAATTAAAAGCAAATGGTATTACTTCTAAGTTCTTCGTTGACAGAATCAACGCTGGAAAGACTGTAGAAGGTGTTAAGGCTTTAAAAGAAGAATTAATTAAATCTCATAAAAATTCTTCAAAAGATGTTGATAAAGCATTAGAAGAAGCTTCAAAAGAAGAATACAACAAATGGGTTAAAGCTGAACAAGACTATGAAAAAGCAGTAGCTGATTACTGGACTAAGAAGATTGCGGAAGATGAAAAAGCACAAGCTGATAAAAAAGCTGGTGAAAAAGCATTAGAAGAAGCTTCAAAAGAAGAATACAATAAATGGGTTAAAGCTGAACAAGATTATGAAAAGGCAGTAGCTGATTACTGGACTAAGAAAATCGCCGAAGATGAAAAGGCACAAGCTGATAAAAAAGATTCAGAAGTACAAGATGGATATGCAACATATGAAGAAGCTGAAGCAGCAGCTAAGAAAGCTTTAGAAAATGATAAAATAAATAACTCATATTCTATTAGCCAAGGTGCAGATGGAAGATACTACTATGTACTAAAGATTGAAGATAAAAAAGCTGGTGAAAAAGAAGCTGATAAGAAAGAAAAAGAAGAAGAAAAAGCTAAAGAAAATGTTGTAGAAAAAATTAAAAATCTTGAAAAAGCTTTAGAAAATTCTACAAAACAAAAAGAAGAATTAGAAAAGGTTAAGAAAGAAAAAGAAGAACTTTCTAAACAATTAGATAAATTAAAAGCTCAAATGAAAAAGGGCGAAAAGAAAGATGATAAAAAGGCTGGTAAGGATCAAAAAGCTGGTAAGGAACAAAAAGCTAATAATCCTAAGAAAGCTAATAAGAATGTAAAAGTGCAAAACAGAAAAACTAGATTGCCTAAAGCAGGTAGTGAAGCTGAAGTTGTAACATTAGCAGCAGCTGCTTTAACAAGCGTTGCGGGTGCTTTTATTTCACTTAAAAAACGTAAATAG
- a CDS encoding G5 domain-containing protein, with product MKNKKMLKVLSTSFILGTILMTSPSFAEIANDDLAPNVGLEISDNIERVPVKATGSDVSSNFLIKNFKISSTDRNPYNPYSKISFELISKSNKPYKAGDYIEIKVLGSTLLRTSFDIVQDGVKIGYVTSRTENIVRSKTDSSYSTDTNVPRILKVVFTDKIVDRNDVKLHINCEISPGLRYSISDYDPDSRTFNYSYKFLIDGQKEVSTNIFNAQATLVYPFGNTYTYNDKDSNGFYKSYLSLSLSNGGEKGGLKKDDLKGEKFTLEIDNGFDISLIKKGDTISSSSSSIYEKDYNSNNPYSVDYSKSDSSGSLKVIDVIQGKYGEPSKIVVEVENSIPVGKKYIYRLSNLSYKKSIDFNKHDGGVSSGELIANDSAFWEYYSTSITNIAINSKDNTGSSTEVKKETKEEKKTEIIKYTTETKQNPKLKKGETKVVQKGVNGTKEIIYKVTYENGKETKREKISEKVVVKPVKEITEVGTKKVIPATEIEDIAKTTKTTKEIIKAKVEYEADKTLEFGKKQEVKKAVDGEKEITTVSQSGKKDVVTEKVIKDKVDGVTKVGNKKVEVETKDGVTTTTTTIYEVEKETGKLVNPKVTTHKSTKIGTIEDVAKTTKTTKGIIKAKVQYEADGTLEFGKQKEVKKPVDGEKEITTVSQSGKKDVVTEKETKKAIDGVTKVGNKKVEVETKDGITTTTTTIYEVEKETGKLVNPKVTTHKSTKIGTIEDVAKTTKTTKGIIKAKVQYEADGTLEFGKQKEVKKPVDGEKEITTVSQAGKKDIVTEKETRKAIDGVTKVGNKKVEVETKDGVTTTTTTIYEVDKETGKLVNPKVTTNKSTKIGTIEDVAKTTKTTKETIKAKVSYEADEILEFGKQKEVKKAVDGEKEITTVSQSGKKDVVTKKVIKDKVDGLTKVGNKKVEVETKDGITTTTTTIYEVEKETGKLVNPKVTTHKSTKIGTIEDVAKKTIPATKIEDIAKKTIPATKIEDIAKKTNKNDEKDNSHEPKKVSHLPKAGVNSEILTLAVGALATIGGISLSKKRRK from the coding sequence ATGAAAAACAAAAAAATGTTGAAAGTATTGTCTACATCATTCATATTGGGAACAATACTGATGACAAGTCCATCATTCGCTGAAATAGCAAATGATGATTTAGCACCTAATGTAGGTTTGGAAATTAGTGATAATATTGAAAGAGTACCAGTTAAAGCTACTGGTAGCGATGTAAGTAGTAATTTTTTAATTAAGAATTTTAAAATATCTTCAACAGACAGAAACCCTTATAATCCATATTCTAAAATATCTTTTGAATTAATTTCTAAATCCAACAAACCCTATAAAGCAGGGGATTATATTGAAATAAAAGTTTTAGGCTCTACTCTTTTACGTACAAGTTTTGATATTGTTCAAGATGGTGTCAAAATTGGTTATGTTACAAGTCGTACAGAAAATATAGTAAGGTCTAAAACTGACTCAAGTTATAGTACTGACACTAATGTTCCTAGAATACTTAAGGTTGTTTTTACCGACAAGATAGTTGATAGAAATGATGTCAAGTTGCACATAAATTGTGAAATTAGTCCGGGTTTACGTTATTCTATATCAGATTATGATCCTGATAGTAGAACCTTTAATTATTCTTATAAGTTTTTGATTGATGGTCAAAAAGAAGTCTCAACCAATATTTTTAATGCTCAAGCTACGTTGGTGTATCCGTTTGGGAACACCTATACTTATAATGATAAAGATTCTAATGGTTTTTATAAATCGTATCTATCTTTATCTTTAAGTAATGGTGGAGAAAAAGGTGGTTTAAAGAAAGATGACTTGAAAGGAGAAAAATTTACTTTAGAAATTGATAATGGTTTCGACATATCTTTAATAAAAAAAGGTGATACTATATCTTCTTCAAGTTCTTCTATTTATGAAAAAGATTATAATTCGAACAATCCATATAGTGTTGATTATTCTAAATCTGATTCAAGCGGTTCATTAAAAGTTATTGATGTAATTCAAGGTAAATATGGTGAACCGTCTAAGATAGTTGTTGAAGTAGAAAATTCTATACCTGTTGGTAAAAAATATATTTATCGTTTAAGTAATTTATCTTATAAAAAGTCAATAGATTTTAATAAACATGATGGTGGGGTTTCAAGTGGTGAACTCATAGCTAATGATAGTGCTTTTTGGGAATATTATAGCACTAGTATTACGAATATAGCAATAAATTCAAAGGATAATACAGGTTCTTCGACAGAGGTTAAAAAAGAAACTAAAGAAGAAAAGAAAACAGAAATTATTAAATATACTACAGAAACTAAACAAAATCCTAAGCTCAAAAAGGGTGAAACTAAAGTAGTTCAAAAAGGTGTTAATGGCACTAAAGAAATTATTTATAAAGTAACTTACGAAAACGGTAAAGAAACAAAGAGAGAGAAAATTTCTGAAAAAGTTGTTGTCAAACCAGTTAAAGAAATTACTGAAGTAGGTACTAAAAAGGTAATTCCTGCAACAGAGATTGAAGACATAGCGAAAACAACAAAGACTACTAAAGAAATAATCAAGGCTAAGGTTGAATATGAAGCTGATAAAACATTAGAATTTGGAAAGAAACAAGAAGTTAAAAAGGCTGTTGACGGCGAAAAAGAAATAACTACTGTATCTCAATCAGGCAAAAAGGATGTAGTGACTGAAAAAGTAATCAAGGATAAAGTTGATGGCGTAACAAAGGTAGGTAATAAGAAAGTTGAAGTTGAAACTAAAGATGGTGTTACAACAACAACTACAACAATCTATGAAGTGGAAAAAGAAACAGGCAAGCTTGTAAATCCTAAAGTTACAACTCATAAATCTACAAAGATAGGAACTATTGAAGATGTAGCTAAAACAACAAAGACTACTAAAGGAATAATCAAGGCTAAGGTTCAATATGAAGCTGATGGAACATTAGAGTTTGGAAAACAAAAAGAAGTTAAAAAGCCTGTTGATGGTGAAAAAGAAATAACTACTGTATCTCAATCAGGCAAAAAGGATGTAGTGACTGAAAAAGAAACTAAAAAGGCTATTGACGGTGTAACAAAGGTAGGTAATAAGAAAGTTGAAGTTGAAACAAAAGATGGCATTACAACAACAACTACAACAATCTATGAAGTGGAAAAAGAAACAGGCAAGCTTGTAAATCCTAAAGTTACAACTCATAAATCTACAAAGATAGGAACTATTGAAGATGTAGCTAAAACAACAAAGACTACTAAAGGAATAATCAAGGCTAAGGTTCAATATGAAGCTGATGGAACATTAGAGTTTGGAAAACAAAAAGAAGTTAAAAAGCCTGTTGATGGTGAAAAAGAAATAACTACTGTATCTCAAGCAGGCAAAAAGGATATAGTAACAGAAAAAGAAACTAGAAAGGCTATTGACGGTGTAACAAAGGTAGGTAATAAGAAAGTTGAAGTTGAAACTAAAGATGGTGTTACAACAACAACTACAACAATCTACGAAGTAGATAAAGAAACTGGTAAGCTTGTAAATCCTAAGGTTACAACTAATAAATCTACAAAGATAGGAACTATTGAAGATGTAGCTAAAACAACAAAGACTACTAAAGAAACAATTAAAGCTAAAGTTTCTTATGAAGCTGATGAAATATTAGAGTTTGGAAAACAAAAAGAAGTTAAAAAGGCTGTTGATGGCGAAAAAGAAATAACTACTGTATCTCAATCAGGCAAAAAGGATGTAGTGACTAAAAAAGTAATCAAAGATAAAGTTGATGGATTAACTAAAGTAGGTAATAAAAAAGTTGAAGTTGAAACTAAAGATGGCATTACAACAACAACTACAACAATCTATGAAGTGGAAAAAGAAACAGGCAAGCTTGTAAATCCTAAAGTTACAACTCATAAATCTACAAAGATAGGAACTATTGAAGATGTAGCTAAAAAGACAATTCCAGCTACAAAGATAGAAGATATAGCCAAGAAGACAATTCCAGCTACAAAGATAGAGGATATAGCTAAAAAGACTAATAAAAATGATGAAAAAGATAATAGTCATGAACCAAAGAAAGTTTCACATTTGCCAAAAGCAGGAGTAAACTCGGAAATATTGACGTTAGCTGTCGGGGCATTAGCTACAATAGGAGGTATAAGCTTATCTAAAAAACGTAGAAAATAA
- a CDS encoding class A sortase, whose protein sequence is MKNKLVIMLGIMLILFSAILYFKSDELMEKIILYNTSYKENSEIGLIPDYNEDNVEMLSARTILKYKDEMNLAMPKGKLVIDQIGLNLKIYEGLNNANLMKGACEQLPRNEVRMGEVGNYILAGHCSRYNKKFLFTSLRYLKRGDVIKVSDNDNVYLYKVNFVKRVNKNDTKLINENTNERLITLYTCDDVNHFYPKNRIVVRATLDKVYKRK, encoded by the coding sequence ATGAAAAATAAGTTGGTTATAATGTTGGGTATTATGCTTATCTTGTTTTCTGCCATTCTCTATTTTAAATCTGACGAATTAATGGAGAAAATAATACTATATAATACATCTTACAAAGAAAACTCTGAAATAGGATTAATACCCGATTATAATGAAGACAATGTTGAAATGTTGTCAGCAAGAACAATCTTAAAATACAAAGATGAAATGAACTTAGCTATGCCTAAAGGAAAACTAGTAATAGATCAAATAGGTCTAAACCTTAAAATCTATGAAGGCTTAAATAATGCTAATTTAATGAAGGGTGCTTGCGAACAACTTCCTAGGAATGAGGTTAGAATGGGTGAGGTTGGTAATTATATACTTGCCGGTCATTGCAGCAGATATAATAAAAAGTTTTTGTTTACATCATTACGCTACTTAAAACGAGGCGACGTTATTAAGGTTAGTGATAATGACAATGTGTACTTGTATAAGGTAAATTTTGTTAAAAGAGTAAATAAAAACGATACAAAGCTAATTAACGAAAACACAAATGAAAGGCTGATTACTTTGTACACTTGCGATGACGTTAATCATTTTTATCCCAAAAACAGAATAGTTGTAAGGGCAACATTAGATAAAGTCTATAAAAGAAAATAA
- a CDS encoding SpaA isopeptide-forming pilin-related protein produces the protein MKKIKILFLCLIMCLSFSSFKNTDDSINFVIENIDSQKNPIKGFEYEISNQTKDRKSVIDMKNKSKETVKLEKGEYVIKEKATANGFIKSKDFLFTVDDKTPKTVKYFPKHIAIVKENKTNKKTPKDNNKINQVQEKTTNTKKTNKYAKTNISNFGFIIPLVLGMGMVITPLVFGKRKFRYEK, from the coding sequence ATGAAAAAAATTAAAATATTATTTCTATGCTTAATTATGTGCTTATCTTTTTCTAGCTTTAAAAATACAGATGATTCAATAAACTTCGTGATAGAAAATATAGATTCACAGAAAAACCCAATTAAAGGTTTTGAGTACGAAATATCTAATCAAACAAAAGATAGAAAATCTGTAATTGACATGAAAAACAAGTCGAAAGAAACAGTGAAATTAGAAAAAGGCGAATATGTCATTAAGGAAAAAGCAACAGCAAATGGTTTTATTAAATCTAAAGATTTTTTGTTTACAGTAGACGATAAAACACCAAAAACTGTAAAATATTTTCCAAAACATATTGCAATAGTTAAGGAAAATAAAACAAATAAGAAAACACCTAAAGATAATAATAAAATAAATCAAGTTCAAGAAAAAACTACAAACACTAAAAAGACAAACAAATACGCAAAAACAAATATTAGTAATTTTGGTTTTATTATACCTCTAGTATTAGGTATGGGTATGGTAATTACACCTTTAGTGTTTGGAAAAAGAAAATTTAGATATGAAAAATAA
- a CDS encoding sortase, whose product MVIIFTIMPIYQIRIYNHNRQQKTIQAFEKQFEIKDNDNTNIAKNLLKVKGVLYIPKIDVKLPIYEDVSEMALINGVGSIEEYENTNNEVLTSHNGLSDSVLLMNIKDLNKKDKFYIKNTKNEIEQFSVIENKLVSPDNERNFIEKFNDNNKYVTLRTCSLDGANRIHVIGKKTKFSGSMDKFKFKISIYEIVLLSISVLALLLLILSFVGKGERHEKN is encoded by the coding sequence ATGGTAATTATTTTTACCATTATGCCAATCTATCAAATTAGAATCTACAATCATAATAGACAACAAAAAACTATCCAAGCTTTTGAAAAACAATTTGAAATTAAAGACAATGATAATACAAATATAGCTAAAAATCTATTAAAAGTTAAGGGGGTTTTGTATATCCCTAAAATAGATGTTAAGCTTCCGATATATGAAGATGTTAGTGAAATGGCTTTAATAAATGGTGTAGGAAGTATTGAAGAATACGAGAACACAAATAATGAGGTCTTGACTAGTCACAATGGCTTATCTGATAGTGTCTTATTAATGAACATTAAAGACTTAAATAAGAAAGATAAATTCTATATCAAAAACACCAAAAATGAAATAGAACAGTTTTCTGTCATCGAGAATAAATTAGTAAGCCCTGACAATGAGCGTAATTTTATTGAAAAATTTAACGACAACAACAAGTACGTTACACTTAGAACATGTAGTTTAGATGGTGCTAACAGAATTCATGTAATAGGGAAAAAGACTAAATTTAGTGGCAGTATGGATAAGTTTAAATTTAAAATATCGATCTACGAGATTGTCCTATTATCAATATCGGTTTTAGCTTTATTGTTGTTAATTTTAAGTTTTGTTGGTAAAGGAGAAAGACATGAAAAAAATTAA
- a CDS encoding SpaA isopeptide-forming pilin-related protein encodes MKSKRLLKVLTLSTLSLAMLIPQLTFASGINNINITSKTQTEEFTIYIHKLMYKNKINDFIKNTGDELKIDNPDVKPYNRQKYGDVGFSLYKVDNSVLKVEKDMFKIADEVGKAVLDNKKTSFKFSKINDEIKVNDEGISKIEIKNPKHDDLYVLVETTSPTSTIKRSKPICFSIPYNGHTKQLHLYPKNQINPANNLSLDFFKFAQDNKENEEKPLDGARFKLYYGKASDIENAKVVKSFDKDMILETKNGKITLNNLVKGNYFLVEQAVDSLVDDLKKDNDNSKYLVSGISKLDSNNKLSFSVDENGNINSSKEFKHFVNYERAYSNKRIVNETKSKDLSKVKKNNYAIFEDIDFRIDVDVPKDIKDYSKLVVKDKLVLGDNITDHLEYIENSFTIKSKTSLLEKDKDYKIAFNKDKNAFEISFIDNENLQDNIAIKYKAQFKNKNNIVANGDYKNKVEFVFNNSKYNNNKDRVENKETKFTTYGFKVKKVNDTIFETNKKGLKGAEFILENEKGEKFVGFKENEKGKAISFEKVDDNKAYKFISSDDGSFNVVGLSSGIYYLREIKAPSGYRLSKDTKTKIVIKDDSVKDGTIKDIVNSKDGELVVTGKEDLIKTVAIAGGSLMLISVFYIKLKKDEKEKAK; translated from the coding sequence GTGAAATCAAAAAGATTACTAAAGGTTTTGACGTTATCAACGTTATCTTTGGCTATGCTTATTCCACAGCTGACTTTTGCAAGTGGTATTAATAATATTAATATCACAAGTAAAACGCAAACAGAGGAATTTACTATCTACATTCATAAACTGATGTATAAAAACAAGATAAATGATTTTATCAAAAACACAGGCGATGAATTAAAAATAGATAATCCTGATGTAAAGCCATATAACAGACAAAAATATGGTGATGTCGGTTTTTCTCTATATAAAGTAGACAATTCTGTTTTAAAAGTAGAAAAAGATATGTTTAAAATAGCAGATGAAGTGGGAAAAGCAGTATTAGATAATAAGAAAACATCATTTAAGTTCTCTAAGATAAATGATGAAATAAAGGTAAATGATGAAGGGATTTCTAAAATAGAGATTAAAAACCCAAAACATGATGATTTGTATGTTTTAGTCGAAACTACAAGCCCTACATCTACTATTAAGAGATCAAAGCCAATATGTTTTAGTATTCCATATAATGGCCATACTAAACAATTACACTTATATCCTAAAAACCAAATAAATCCAGCAAATAATTTAAGTCTAGATTTCTTTAAATTTGCACAAGATAATAAAGAAAATGAAGAAAAACCTTTAGACGGTGCAAGATTTAAGCTATATTACGGAAAAGCAAGTGATATCGAAAACGCAAAAGTTGTAAAATCATTCGATAAAGATATGATTTTAGAAACAAAAAACGGAAAGATTACTCTTAATAATCTAGTCAAGGGCAATTATTTCTTAGTTGAACAAGCTGTAGATTCTCTTGTTGATGATTTAAAAAAAGATAACGACAATTCTAAGTATTTAGTTAGCGGTATTTCAAAATTAGATTCTAATAATAAGTTATCGTTTAGTGTAGATGAAAATGGAAATATCAACAGTTCAAAAGAGTTTAAACACTTTGTAAATTACGAAAGAGCGTATTCTAATAAAAGAATCGTTAACGAAACAAAATCTAAAGACTTATCTAAAGTAAAAAAGAACAATTACGCAATATTTGAAGACATAGATTTTAGAATAGATGTAGATGTTCCAAAAGACATTAAAGATTATTCCAAGCTAGTTGTAAAAGATAAGTTGGTTTTAGGAGACAACATAACAGATCACCTAGAATATATTGAAAATTCTTTTACCATAAAATCAAAAACGTCATTACTTGAAAAAGATAAAGACTATAAAATAGCTTTTAACAAGGATAAAAACGCATTTGAAATTAGTTTTATCGACAATGAAAATTTACAAGATAACATAGCGATAAAATACAAGGCACAGTTTAAAAACAAAAACAACATAGTTGCTAATGGTGACTATAAAAACAAAGTTGAATTCGTGTTTAACAACTCAAAATATAACAACAATAAAGACAGAGTTGAAAATAAAGAAACTAAGTTTACAACTTATGGTTTTAAGGTCAAAAAAGTTAATGATACCATTTTTGAAACTAATAAAAAAGGTTTAAAAGGTGCTGAATTTATATTAGAAAACGAAAAAGGCGAAAAGTTTGTAGGCTTTAAGGAAAACGAAAAAGGAAAAGCGATAAGCTTTGAAAAGGTTGACGATAATAAAGCGTATAAATTTATTTCATCAGATGATGGAAGTTTTAATGTTGTAGGTTTATCTTCTGGTATATATTATCTTAGAGAAATAAAAGCTCCTAGTGGATATAGGTTATCAAAAGACACTAAGACAAAGATTGTAATTAAAGATGATAGTGTTAAAGACGGAACAATTAAAGATATTGTAAACTCGAAAGATGGAGAACTCGTTGTAACGGGTAAGGAAGATTTAATAAAGACAGTTGCAATAGCTGGTGGCTCTTTAATGTTAATATCGGTATTTTATATCAAACTTAAAAAAGATGAAAAAGAAAAAGCTAAATAA
- a CDS encoding class C sortase translates to MKNLRNYISSFILIVIMFVSAFYLYNIEVVSKNQERLKIEEFNKRLDNIKVEEKKDNSSLSVAKALNTPVGILNVPDINLNTTIYNNSLEKSLNEGCGIIEGTGDILDTKGQNTILTSHNGSSVKDLFTNLDRLKIGNKFYIKTTDNKIREYTIIDKKVVSPASELQYFKKPNKDEKYITLRTCTPTGINSHRLHVLGRFNKEIKKIPSPKFILSKFEIFLIIIFLICLILLISNIRQFLKNKRKER, encoded by the coding sequence ATGAAAAATTTAAGAAATTATATTTCAAGCTTCATATTAATTGTCATAATGTTTGTATCAGCTTTTTATTTGTATAATATCGAGGTTGTTTCTAAGAATCAAGAAAGATTGAAGATTGAAGAATTTAACAAGAGATTAGACAATATCAAAGTTGAAGAAAAAAAAGATAATAGTAGTTTATCCGTTGCCAAGGCTTTAAATACACCAGTAGGTATTTTAAATGTGCCGGATATCAACTTAAACACAACAATATATAACAACTCTTTGGAAAAGTCATTAAATGAGGGTTGTGGAATTATTGAGGGAACGGGGGATATCCTAGATACAAAAGGTCAAAATACAATTCTAACAAGTCACAATGGATCATCTGTTAAAGACTTATTTACAAATTTAGATAGATTAAAAATAGGAAATAAATTCTATATCAAAACAACTGACAACAAGATTCGTGAGTATACGATCATAGACAAAAAGGTTGTTTCACCTGCAAGTGAATTACAATATTTCAAAAAACCAAATAAGGATGAAAAGTATATAACTTTAAGAACATGTACGCCGACAGGAATAAATTCACATAGATTACATGTTCTAGGTAGATTTAATAAGGAGATTAAAAAAATACCTTCTCCAAAGTTTATCTTGTCAAAATTTGAAATATTCCTAATAATAATCTTTCTAATATGTTTAATATTATTAATATCAAACATTAGACAATTTTTAAAAAATAAAAGAAAGGAGAGATAG